Proteins co-encoded in one Bacillota bacterium genomic window:
- the recN gene encoding DNA repair protein RecN translates to MLAELRVRDYALIDELAVEFGAGLNVITGETGAGKSLVIDCVGLAIGGRASAEMIRSGRETAVVEAVFEIPGLESVAETLVGCGIDPEPDGTLLVTREISRTGRNRCRVNGSAVTLSTLSAIGEQLVDIYGQHEHQSLARPGRHISLLDSFGGEDLSCLLAGFRELHSRWRAISSELSDLRSRAREREHRIDLLTFQASEIESARLSPDEDVQLQAEKTVLTNAERLYDAVNRAYALIYESAEGHSRAAQDSVGDAVTLLQSAAKMDPALSPLRDTLQAAYLQLAEAARALRAYRDSVDFSPARLEQVEERLALIARLKRKYGGTLSEVIEHGRAARAELERTAGVDRRASELEREIAAVEAAMGEAASALSSARARVARVLEERVCEQLTGLSMPNATFSVHLARRRGPGEILVEGEPCAPRADGVDEVEFLFSANRGEALGPLAKIASGGELSRVMLAIKSVLAVVDDMPTMVFDEIDQGVGGEASVAVAGRLKEIGRVRQVLVVTHLPQIAAVADHHLTVAKAESGGRTAVMARALSAEDRVAEVARMLGGDNPTPVTVAHAREMLRRFHPLFP, encoded by the coding sequence GTGCTTGCGGAACTCAGGGTCAGAGACTACGCCCTCATAGACGAACTGGCGGTCGAGTTCGGGGCGGGCCTGAACGTGATCACCGGGGAGACGGGGGCAGGCAAGTCACTGGTTATCGACTGTGTCGGCCTCGCCATCGGGGGGAGAGCCTCGGCTGAGATGATCCGATCCGGCCGGGAGACCGCCGTAGTGGAGGCGGTTTTCGAGATTCCGGGCCTAGAGTCCGTAGCCGAGACCCTCGTTGGGTGTGGTATCGACCCAGAACCCGACGGTACCCTCTTGGTGACCCGCGAGATCTCCCGTACGGGCAGGAACAGGTGCAGGGTGAACGGGAGTGCGGTCACGCTGTCGACTCTCTCCGCAATCGGCGAACAGCTGGTGGACATCTACGGGCAACACGAACACCAGTCACTCGCCAGGCCCGGTAGGCACATTAGCCTTCTCGATTCGTTCGGAGGGGAGGACCTCTCCTGCCTTCTGGCGGGGTTCCGTGAGCTCCACTCCAGGTGGCGCGCAATCTCCTCCGAGCTGTCCGATTTGCGCTCGCGTGCGAGGGAACGCGAGCACCGCATCGATCTTCTGACATTTCAAGCCTCTGAGATCGAGTCCGCCCGCCTGTCACCCGACGAGGACGTCCAGCTCCAGGCGGAGAAAACGGTCCTCACCAACGCTGAACGGCTGTACGACGCGGTGAACCGCGCCTACGCCCTCATCTACGAGTCTGCAGAGGGGCATTCCCGCGCTGCCCAGGACTCAGTGGGGGATGCCGTGACCCTTCTTCAGTCGGCCGCGAAGATGGATCCCGCACTGTCGCCACTCCGAGATACTCTTCAGGCAGCATACCTTCAGCTGGCGGAGGCAGCGCGTGCCCTTCGTGCCTACCGTGATTCCGTAGACTTCAGCCCCGCCCGGCTTGAACAGGTGGAGGAGAGGTTGGCGCTGATCGCCCGGCTGAAGAGGAAGTACGGGGGCACTCTGTCCGAGGTTATTGAGCACGGCCGTGCCGCCCGGGCTGAACTCGAAAGGACGGCCGGAGTGGACCGTAGGGCTTCTGAGCTTGAGCGGGAGATTGCGGCAGTCGAGGCGGCGATGGGTGAGGCCGCGTCAGCTCTATCCAGTGCAAGGGCTCGCGTAGCGCGCGTGCTCGAGGAGCGAGTCTGTGAGCAACTGACCGGCCTGTCCATGCCCAATGCCACCTTCAGCGTACACCTCGCGCGGAGACGTGGACCGGGTGAGATCTTGGTCGAGGGTGAGCCGTGCGCCCCGCGGGCAGACGGTGTCGACGAAGTGGAGTTCCTATTCTCAGCGAACCGGGGGGAGGCCCTTGGCCCGCTTGCCAAAATCGCCAGCGGAGGCGAGCTTTCCCGGGTCATGCTCGCCATCAAGTCAGTGCTTGCAGTGGTGGATGACATGCCGACCATGGTCTTCGATGAGATAGACCAGGGAGTCGGCGGGGAGGCGTCTGTCGCGGTGGCGGGCAGGCTCAAAGAGATCGGAAGAGTCCGGCAAGTCCTGGTCGTGACTCATCTCCCTCAGATAGCGGCGGTCGCAGACCATCATCTGACGGTGGCAAAAGCTGAGTCCGGCGGCCGTACCGCTGTCATGGCCCGTGCCTTGTCGGCTGAAGATCGGGTGGCGGAGGTCGCGCGGATGCTGGGAGGGGACAACCCTACCCCGGTCACAGTCGCCCATGCCCGGGAGATGCTCCGCCGTTTCCACCCACTGTTTCCCTGA
- a CDS encoding (2Fe-2S)-binding protein, with translation MRIYDHPVLESKRGREVKFSLDGRDMTGIEGEPIAAALHAAGVRILRRSPNTGRARGFFCAIGNCSSCLMTVDGVPNVRVCVEPLREGMAVITQEGKGDLVERS, from the coding sequence GTGAGGATCTACGACCACCCTGTACTGGAGTCCAAACGCGGGCGGGAGGTGAAGTTCAGCCTGGACGGCAGAGACATGACAGGCATAGAGGGTGAGCCCATAGCCGCGGCACTGCATGCGGCGGGCGTGAGAATCCTCCGTCGCAGCCCCAACACTGGGCGCGCTCGGGGGTTCTTTTGTGCCATAGGGAATTGCTCGTCGTGTCTCATGACCGTGGACGGTGTCCCCAACGTCAGGGTTTGTGTCGAGCCGCTCCGTGAGGGAATGGCTGTGATAACCCAGGAAGGCAAAGGTGATCTGGTTGAGAGAAGTTGA